Genomic DNA from Corynebacterium kroppenstedtii:
GAACGGCATACGCTACCGTCGAGGCGATTCCGACAATGCCGAATCGCCAGACATGCCTAAAAAACTTTGCTTGGGATCCGGCCGACCCGTCACCCCCTCCAACACCGGAGGCTCAGATGCTCTCGAAGAGCGGCGGAATGAATCGAGATTAATCCGATGAGACGCAATATTTCGTCTCACTCTCCACATTCCGCGTAAATCCTGTAATGCAGTTTCGACGACATTAACGCGCGAATCAGGGTCATCGGTCCAATCTACGGGGACCTCATGAATCCGGTACCCAGCTTTTTCTGCGAGGAGCAACACTTCGGTATCAAAGAACCAATTCGGGTCTTCAACATGAGGCAGAATGGCGCGGGCAACGTCGGTACGCATTGCTTTAAAACCACACTGGGCGTCAGAAAAGTGTGCTGACATCATGAGACGAAGCATGTGGTTATATGTCCGCGAGATAAACTCACGTTTTGAACCACGAACAACATTGGCTGAGCGAGCTAACCGTGAACCAATAGCAATATCGGAATGGTCAGAAACCAAAGGCGCTAATAACGGAAGCAAAGCATGCAAATCGGTTGAGAGATCTACATCCATATAAGCCACAACATCACATTGCGACTCCAACCACACCTTCTTCAGCATCCGCCCTCGGCCTTTTTGGTCCAAGTGAACCCGACGAACCGACGGCAGCTGGCGCTCCAACTCCCCCGCAACAATCCACGTGTTATCAATGGACGCATTATCAGCAATCGTGACCATCGTCGTGAATGGCACCAGGCTCGACAGGCTCTTTACCAAGTGAGTGACGGACGTGGGCAAGGACGTCGCCTCGTTGTACACGGGAATGACGATCTCCACTGTGGTCTGGCGCGGATCTGTTGGGTTATAGGACCCAGCTTTCCCCTGAGCTGAGTCACCCGGCGCGGCGAGTGCGGTCTCCTGTGCGATGGTGGACACTCGGAAGTCAGCTGAGTTCTCCGACATGGCACGGGAATTCAACGTGGACAAAGCGGGGTGGGTTTCGCCAACGGAGACTCCCCCGGCGACGGCACGGGGTTGAGATGGCTGTGCCGTCGGTGCGAAGGAGCCAGTCTCGATACTCGGATTCTTGGACTTACTGGTATACAGCGCATGAAATGTCATGGCTTATACTCAAGTATTCTCCGCTGGGAGGTTTGGAAAAATAACCTTCAGAATATCTGTCACGGAAAACTTAGATATTCTTCCCAGAAAAAGTGAAATATCCTATTCCACCACAGAATTCGCACCCGCTGCGTGAGCAAAGAGCTTAGGTAATGTGCTTGTCCAGGCCTCTCTTAATTCTGTCACGGGAAGCGTGATCTCATCCGCACGATCAGCGCTTACCTTAACCCTCACCTGGGCGGACGTTTCCTGTGAAGATCCACATGCGAGTGATGTCACGGAACCTAACCGCACCACAGGAATGCCACAGCGTTTTGCAAGGGAAACTAGTTTATCGCCATCTCCACGGGCGCAAGCGACCACGACTCGGTTGGCTGATTCCGAAAACAGCGCGACACAGGGATCCGCGTGGACGTTGGTGACATCCAC
This window encodes:
- a CDS encoding glycosyltransferase — encoded protein: MTFHALYTSKSKNPSIETGSFAPTAQPSQPRAVAGGVSVGETHPALSTLNSRAMSENSADFRVSTIAQETALAAPGDSAQGKAGSYNPTDPRQTTVEIVIPVYNEATSLPTSVTHLVKSLSSLVPFTTMVTIADNASIDNTWIVAGELERQLPSVRRVHLDQKGRGRMLKKVWLESQCDVVAYMDVDLSTDLHALLPLLAPLVSDHSDIAIGSRLARSANVVRGSKREFISRTYNHMLRLMMSAHFSDAQCGFKAMRTDVARAILPHVEDPNWFFDTEVLLLAEKAGYRIHEVPVDWTDDPDSRVNVVETALQDLRGMWRVRRNIASHRINLDSFRRSSRASEPPVLEGVTGRPDPKQSFLGMSGDSALSESPRR